From Sporosarcina sp. Marseille-Q4943, the proteins below share one genomic window:
- a CDS encoding FAD-dependent oxidoreductase: MNSQSNGKLPEHPEPFWRTSVEFPSFPSLKEDLEVDVIVVGAGITGITSAYLLANEGRKVAVIEADKVLNGTTGHTTAKVTAQHDLIYDEFIQNMGRSTARMYYEANIEALEFINKTVEEQGIDCDFTREDAYIYSVSEKYARKIEKEAEAYEKLHIDGGLVDGIPFNIDNVQNVLVMRNQAQFHVTKYLVHLIDLFTQKGGQLFEDTVAVNIETGERPVVLTREEKRITAKHVLICTHFPFYEGTGLYSTRMYADRSYALAVKAKKPFPSGMYISADDPTRSLRSVKDNNGEELVLIVGENHKTGQNKMETMEHYKALEQFGEEIFGLEKVVQRWSAQDLVTLDKLPYIGELTSGNPNILIATGFRKWGMSNGTAAALLFRDMVTGKENKFEKLYTPSRFYAHPSLKNFLVQNANVVGQLIKGKLDSPNTRPDTLAKGEGKVVTLDGHRKGAYRDDEGKIHIVDTTCTHMGCEVSWNSGDRTWDCPCHGSRFKPTGEVVEGPAEKPLQKYDYTMLDNLTSEDSGY; the protein is encoded by the coding sequence ATGAACAGTCAAAGCAATGGAAAACTGCCGGAGCATCCGGAACCGTTCTGGAGGACGAGTGTTGAATTTCCATCCTTTCCAAGTTTGAAGGAAGACCTTGAAGTGGATGTCATCGTCGTAGGAGCTGGCATCACCGGTATTACGTCCGCGTATTTATTGGCAAATGAAGGACGTAAGGTAGCGGTCATTGAAGCGGACAAAGTGTTGAACGGGACGACGGGTCATACGACGGCGAAAGTTACGGCGCAGCATGATTTGATTTACGATGAGTTCATCCAAAACATGGGAAGAAGTACGGCGAGGATGTATTACGAAGCGAATATCGAAGCGCTTGAATTCATCAATAAAACGGTGGAGGAACAGGGGATTGACTGCGATTTCACTAGAGAGGATGCGTATATCTACTCTGTTTCTGAGAAGTATGCCCGCAAAATTGAGAAGGAAGCGGAAGCCTATGAAAAGCTTCATATCGATGGCGGCTTAGTCGATGGCATCCCTTTTAATATTGACAACGTGCAAAATGTCCTTGTCATGAGGAACCAGGCTCAGTTTCACGTCACTAAATATTTGGTTCACTTAATTGATTTATTCACACAAAAAGGCGGTCAGCTTTTTGAGGATACAGTCGCTGTCAATATTGAGACGGGGGAGCGGCCTGTTGTTCTGACGCGTGAAGAGAAACGGATAACCGCGAAGCATGTGTTGATTTGTACCCATTTTCCGTTTTATGAGGGAACGGGCCTTTATTCGACAAGGATGTATGCGGACCGTTCGTATGCGCTTGCTGTGAAGGCGAAAAAACCTTTCCCTTCAGGCATGTACATTAGCGCTGACGACCCGACCCGGTCGTTACGCTCTGTCAAGGATAATAACGGCGAGGAATTGGTCCTCATCGTTGGGGAGAACCATAAAACCGGTCAAAATAAAATGGAGACGATGGAGCATTACAAAGCGTTGGAGCAATTCGGCGAAGAAATTTTCGGGCTCGAGAAAGTCGTTCAAAGGTGGTCGGCGCAGGACTTGGTCACGTTGGATAAACTTCCTTATATCGGTGAATTAACATCAGGAAATCCGAATATCCTCATTGCGACGGGCTTCCGAAAATGGGGAATGTCGAATGGGACGGCCGCCGCGTTGCTGTTCCGCGATATGGTCACCGGTAAAGAGAACAAGTTTGAAAAGCTGTATACACCTTCTAGATTTTATGCGCATCCAAGTTTGAAAAATTTCCTCGTCCAAAATGCAAACGTTGTCGGGCAACTGATCAAAGGGAAGCTTGATTCACCGAATACAAGACCCGATACTTTAGCCAAAGGGGAAGGCAAGGTCGTGACACTCGACGGGCATCGGAAAGGCGCTTACCGCGATGATGAAGGAAAAATCCATATCGTCGACACGACGTGCACCCATATGGGATGCGAAGTTTCATGGAATAGCGGTGACAGGACGTGGGACTGCCCGTGCCACGGATCTAGGTTTAAACCGACAGGCGAAGTGGTTGAAGGTCCTGCGGAAAAGCCGTTGCAGAAGTATGATTATACGATGTTGGATAATTTGACATCAGAGGATTCGGGATATTGA
- a CDS encoding DUF1572 family protein: MSIGTEYLRVIRERFTTIKGQGEKTFAQLDEGDFHWTMNDASNSIAVLIQHISGNMVSRWTDFLTTDGEKPDRNRDGEFEAKQMSKVQLLDCWEHGWGVFLNTLESLNEQDLEKTVHIRGEAQSVIDAIERQMAHYAAHVGQIMFIGKQIKGEQWENLSIPKGESDAYLARMLKGN; this comes from the coding sequence ATGTCGATCGGAACAGAATATTTACGTGTCATTCGGGAACGGTTCACGACTATAAAAGGGCAAGGCGAAAAGACTTTCGCCCAATTGGATGAAGGTGATTTTCACTGGACGATGAACGACGCGTCAAACAGCATCGCGGTTCTTATCCAGCATATAAGCGGAAATATGGTGTCGAGGTGGACGGATTTCCTGACGACGGACGGTGAAAAGCCCGACCGGAACCGGGATGGGGAATTCGAGGCGAAACAAATGTCCAAGGTGCAATTGCTAGATTGTTGGGAGCATGGCTGGGGAGTGTTTTTGAATACGCTCGAAAGCTTGAATGAGCAAGACTTGGAAAAGACCGTTCATATTCGCGGCGAAGCACAATCTGTCATCGACGCGATCGAACGGCAAATGGCGCATTACGCTGCCCATGTCGGACAAATCATGTTCATCGGGAAGCAGATCAAAGGAGAGCAGTGGGAAAATTTAAGCATTCCGAAGGGGGAGTCTGACGCGTACTTGGCGCGGATGTTGAAGGGGAATTAA
- a CDS encoding MBL fold metallo-hydrolase — translation MFLKTKSKQDEVSNVRFVNGVVQLNSVKLNVYCFETDGVLIDTGSQSLSEEFKAFFAQADVDKVVITHAHEDHTGGAQYLHTEYGFPIFMNEMAIEECAQKADYPLYRKFFWGRRRPFEALPIGETFRSRNAEWTVIPTPGHAQDHLSFLNEETGQLFTGDLYVHPRTKVILRDESIPTIISSLEKTLAYDFGEMFCCHAGYVKDGRMALQKKLAYLEELRENTFALHKKGYEVREIHARLFPKKYPITYFSFGEWNSIHIINSIVNEGNRQ, via the coding sequence TTGTTCTTGAAGACGAAATCAAAGCAAGATGAAGTTAGCAATGTAAGATTTGTCAATGGGGTCGTTCAACTGAACAGCGTAAAGTTGAATGTGTATTGTTTTGAAACGGATGGGGTGCTGATCGATACCGGCTCCCAGTCACTATCGGAGGAGTTCAAAGCTTTCTTTGCTCAGGCTGACGTTGACAAAGTCGTCATTACGCATGCGCATGAGGACCATACAGGAGGCGCGCAATACTTGCACACAGAATATGGATTTCCCATTTTCATGAATGAAATGGCGATTGAAGAATGTGCACAAAAAGCGGACTATCCGCTCTATCGGAAGTTTTTCTGGGGAAGAAGACGCCCTTTTGAGGCACTGCCAATCGGGGAGACATTCCGTTCCAGAAACGCTGAATGGACAGTCATCCCGACGCCGGGACATGCACAAGACCATCTATCTTTTCTGAATGAGGAGACCGGACAACTCTTTACCGGGGATTTATATGTTCACCCTAGAACGAAAGTGATATTACGTGATGAAAGCATTCCTACGATTATCAGTTCACTCGAAAAGACGTTGGCATATGACTTCGGGGAAATGTTTTGCTGCCATGCAGGATATGTGAAAGACGGGCGCATGGCGTTGCAGAAGAAACTTGCGTATTTGGAGGAACTCAGGGAAAATACATTTGCTTTGCACAAAAAAGGATACGAAGTGCGTGAAATTCATGCACGGCTTTTCCCGAAAAAATACCCAATCACCTACTTTTCATTCGGCGAATGGAATTCAATTCATATCATTAACTCGATCGTAAATGAAGGGAACAGGCAATGA